One Nocardiopsis gilva YIM 90087 genomic window, TACGAAGACGCCAATGAGGCGATCCTGGGCGGGATCGACCGCCTCGTTGCCGTCTGGGACGGCCAGTCGTCCGGCGGGAAGGGCGGCACCGGTGACGCGGTCAACGCCGCGCGGGGCCGGGGAGTCCCGGTGGACGTGGTCTGGCCCGAGGGTGCTCGCCGGGAGTGAATCCTGGTGGGGGCGGCAGCGGGGAGCCCGTTGGCTGATCCTGGGCCTAGTCGTAGTGGCAGGTCAGGGGTTGCCCGACCCTGCCCCCTCCGCAGGGTCGGGCAACCGGTTTGGGGGGGGCGGTCAGCCGCGTTCAGCCTCGACCTGGGCGAGACGGGCTTGCACCACGGCCAGGTAGGCGTGGGTGCGCTTGGTTCCGGTGACGTGGTCGGTCAGGTGGAACCGCCAGCCGTCATCGGTGCGGTGCCAGGTGAGCGTGCAGTCGAGGCCTTCGGCCTTCTGCCGGACTTCGGTGAAGATGTCGCCGAGGTGGCCCGGCGGGAGCTGGGGGAAGATCATCGCAGCCTCACCTGCGCTGGGCAGTCGGTGGGATAGGTGCGCTCGGTGGTGAGCACCGTCAGGTTCTCGGCGGTGGCTCCGCACACGGGTCGGCGTTGGCGCTGGATCTCGGCGGCGGCGACCAGCTCGGCCAGGTGGGCCGGGTCGCCGCCCGCGCCGAGGTCGGGGGTGACCTTGCGGACGTGGTAGCAGGAGGCCCCGCCGGGTCCGTGGAACAGCGTCACCGTGTAGGTGTGGGCGCGGCGCTTGAGCGCGATACCGGGCGGCATCTGCTCCCGGTAGGTACAGCGAAAGCGCACACCGTCGCGGCTGAGCGTCTCGGCCTGGTGGGTGATGTGGTCCCAGGCCTCTTCGACGGTGGTCACGGTGGTGTTGTGGTAGCGGGCCCAGGTCTCCAGTTTCCGGAGGGAAGTGACCGTCCAGGTCTTGAGGGTGCTCATCGGCCCACCTCAGAGAGGAACCGCTGGAAGGCGGCGTTCTGCGCTGAACGGCGGTGTTCCAGGGCGAGGAGGTAGGGACGGACGCGTTGAGATCGCCGTCGTCGAAGTAGAGTGTGCATCGTCAACAGAGCTCCTTGTTGGTCTGTTGGCCACGCCCCGGGAGTCCTGGCTGGAACCGACTCGCCGGGGTCTTTTTGTTGGAGCCTCGTCGCATGAGTGCGTCGGGGGACCCATGTGGCGAGAGCCTCACTTAGGCCTATAGTGACCGATCACATGCTTATTTGCAATCGTCATTTTTAAAGAGCTGCGACGAGCTTACTTGTCGATCATGCCCGTAGTTGAATGGTGCGTGAAATGTCTGGTTCGCCACGGCGGAACATAGGATCGGCCTCGTACGCAGGAGAGGCCGAGAGGAAGGCGAGCGACGTGATCAGCAGCCCCACGCTCAGACGCCGACGGCTCTCGCGCCGCCTGCGCGAACTGCGCGATCGTAAGGGCTGGACTGCCAGGCAGGTTGCTGACGAGGCGAAGAAACGCTCAGGTCGTCCTCGCGGGTGGTCGGACAGCAAGGTCATTCGCCTGGAGCGCGGTGAGTGGAAGCGTCTTCGTGTCGATGATGTCCGCGTTCTCCTGGACATCTACGACGTGACCGATCTCGATGAGATCGCTGCTTGCGAGCACCTGGCCAAGGAGGCCAACCAGAAGGGCTGGTGGGCCACCTTTGACGATGTGCTTGGGTCCGGGCAGTTCGTCGGACTGGAGACCGAGGCGTCACAGATCCGCACGTACCAGCCTGCTGCCATCCCAGGGCTGCTGCAGACCGAAGACTACGTTCGCGCGGTCATCCGTAGTGATGGCGTCGATGACGAAACAGAGGTCGAGAGGCGCGTAGCAGCCCGGATGCTTCGCCAACAGTTGCTGACCCGAAGCACCCCTCCCGCTTATCACGCCGTCATCGACGAGGCTGCTCTCCTTAGAGTCACCTCTCAACTTCGAGGTCAGCTCCAGCATCTGCTCGATGTAGGGATGCGGGATAATCTGGACATACAGGTGCTTCCGATTGATCGAGGGCCACATGCGGCAATGACGGGACAGTTCGTCATCATGGACTTTCCGTCCCCTGACCCGCCGATCGTGTACCTGGAGACGCTGTCCGAGGAGATCTACTTGGAGAAGGTCGCCGATATTCAGCGTTACCAGCAGATCTATGACTTCGTGCGGACGGAAGCTCTTCCTCTGGACGAATCACGAGAGATCATCCAGAACCTGCTCATCTCCCGTAACCAGGACGCCACCAATGCGTGAACCCCACATGGTCTTCCGCAAGTCGAGCTACAGCGGCGCTAGAACTCAAGACTGCGTCGAGGTGGCCGACCTGCCTGGCGGGGCGGCTGTCCGCGATACTCAGAACCGCCGCCTCGGCCACCTGACCTTTGATGCCGCCGAATGGCGCGCCTTCCTGACCGACGTGAAGCGCGATCGCCTGTAGCAGGACCCAATCGACACAGGCCCTCGATCCCCGGTGGGGTCGAGGGCCTATCACATATCCAGCAGCTGTCTCCGCAGGAAACCCGTAATCACTGCGCCTTGTCGTCTGCTGGTGCGTCCTGGTCGCCGCGGAACCTGGCGGCGAGGGCGTCGATCGCGGTGTTGAGGTCGGCGCCGCTTTGGGCGCGGTCGGTGTGGGCCTCCAGTTCGGTGTGGCGGATGTGGCGTTCCCTGTTCATCTCGCGGGTGCGGAGCTCTTCGTCCTTCTCGTCGGTTTCCCTGCGGTACCTGAGTTCGAGTTCCTTCTCATAAAGGTCGGACTCCTGGCGGCGCTGGCGCGAGCACAGCCGGTCGTAGGCGCTCACGCCGCCGAGCAGCTTGGTCAGGACGGGCAGCGCGTCGACGGTGATGAGGAGGAGGCGCAGCGCCCACTCCCCGATGAACACGTAGGCGCTGTTCTGGGACAGCCGGTGGAGCGCGTCCATCTCCTCCAGGATTCCGGCCTCGCCGTCCTCGTCGGCGCGTGCCGCGATCTTGTCGTCGATCTGCTTGGTCAACGCGCTCTCGTAGTCGCCGGACGCCTCGCCGACCTTGCTCTCCAGGGAACCCACTGTTCCGTCGAGTTCGAGGAGCCGTCGCTGGTGCTCGTCGAGGCGGCTGTCCGACCGGTAGTCGTCCGCCTCCCTTCGGAGCCGCTGACAGTTGGGCCCTGCGCCTACACGTCCGGTGAGACCGTCGCCCTCCGTCCCGTTGCACTCGCGGCGGGCCAGGTCATTCTTCTTCGCGAGCGTGCTCTCGATCTCCCCGATCCGCTCCGCGAGGTCATCGCGTTCTTCCGTCGCCGAGTCGAGTTCCTCCCGTACCGAGAGAAACGTCGAATCGGACACCGTGATGAGATGGTCGTCGCAGTTCGGGTCGTCGACCTTCTCACCTGAGACCGGGTTGCACCGCCGCAGCATCGACGCGTAGGAGTCCACCTCGTCCTGCGAGGTCCGCTCCACCTCCCGTTCGATCGCGGGTTGGAAAAGATACAGGAGCAGCGGCTCGGCGACGACGAAGCCGATCAGGACCGCCAGGGCGATGCGCCCTGCCAGCACCCGAAGCTTCATGACGCCTGCCGTGCCATGGGTGGTGGACACCAGCCAGCAGTCCAGCGCGAGGATGAGGGCGGCCCAGAACAGGGCGAGCGGGATGAGGAGGGGCCACGGCGTCGGGGTGAACCGGCCCAGGCCGATCAGCGCGGCCAACCCCGCCATGCATCCGGTCCCCAGGATGACCAGGC contains:
- a CDS encoding DUF397 domain-containing protein translates to MREPHMVFRKSSYSGARTQDCVEVADLPGGAAVRDTQNRRLGHLTFDAAEWRAFLTDVKRDRL
- a CDS encoding helix-turn-helix domain-containing protein: MISSPTLRRRRLSRRLRELRDRKGWTARQVADEAKKRSGRPRGWSDSKVIRLERGEWKRLRVDDVRVLLDIYDVTDLDEIAACEHLAKEANQKGWWATFDDVLGSGQFVGLETEASQIRTYQPAAIPGLLQTEDYVRAVIRSDGVDDETEVERRVAARMLRQQLLTRSTPPAYHAVIDEAALLRVTSQLRGQLQHLLDVGMRDNLDIQVLPIDRGPHAAMTGQFVIMDFPSPDPPIVYLETLSEEIYLEKVADIQRYQQIYDFVRTEALPLDESREIIQNLLISRNQDATNA
- a CDS encoding DUF4407 domain-containing protein, producing MSEELLAWHPGERARYTRQGLVILGTGCMAGLAALIGLGRFTPTPWPLLIPLALFWAALILALDCWLVSTTHGTAGVMKLRVLAGRIALAVLIGFVVAEPLLLYLFQPAIEREVERTSQDEVDSYASMLRRCNPVSGEKVDDPNCDDHLITVSDSTFLSVREELDSATEERDDLAERIGEIESTLAKKNDLARRECNGTEGDGLTGRVGAGPNCQRLRREADDYRSDSRLDEHQRRLLELDGTVGSLESKVGEASGDYESALTKQIDDKIAARADEDGEAGILEEMDALHRLSQNSAYVFIGEWALRLLLITVDALPVLTKLLGGVSAYDRLCSRQRRQESDLYEKELELRYRRETDEKDEELRTREMNRERHIRHTELEAHTDRAQSGADLNTAIDALAARFRGDQDAPADDKAQ